A genomic stretch from Pararhizobium sp. IMCC21322 includes:
- the prfA gene encoding peptide chain release factor 1, whose protein sequence is MSSVSLPQEKLNALVNRLSVIEAEMVHNPDPEKYVALSQEYAELDPVVAQIRTLKAAESEYADLQEMLSDPETDADMRAMAQEEARALAEQLEVLGHEVRLLLLPKDAADQKNAMLEIRAGTGGDEAALFAGTLYRMYERYAANHGWTVELISASEGDVGGFKEIIAKISGKGVFAKLKFESGVHRVQRVPETESGGRIHTSAATVAVLPEAQEVDIEIRTEDLRIDTMRASGAGGQHVNTTDSAVRITHIPSGVVVVQAEKSQHQNRARGMEVLRTRLYDMERQKLADERAESRKGQVGSGDRSERIRTYNFPQGRVTDHRINLTLYKLEKVIVGEALDEVIDALITEDQAELLASLGDEA, encoded by the coding sequence ATGTCATCTGTCTCACTGCCTCAGGAAAAGCTCAATGCGCTTGTCAATCGCCTCAGTGTGATTGAAGCGGAGATGGTGCATAATCCCGATCCGGAGAAATATGTCGCTCTGTCGCAGGAATATGCGGAACTGGATCCGGTCGTTGCGCAGATACGAACGCTGAAGGCTGCTGAATCCGAATATGCGGATTTGCAGGAGATGCTCTCCGATCCCGAGACTGATGCGGATATGCGCGCCATGGCGCAGGAAGAAGCGCGCGCGCTTGCAGAACAGCTTGAGGTGCTTGGTCATGAAGTGCGTCTGCTGCTGCTGCCCAAGGATGCGGCTGATCAGAAGAATGCCATGCTGGAAATCCGGGCGGGTACAGGCGGAGATGAAGCGGCGCTGTTTGCAGGTACCCTTTACCGTATGTATGAGCGCTATGCGGCCAACCATGGCTGGACGGTGGAATTGATTTCCGCAAGCGAAGGCGATGTGGGTGGCTTCAAGGAAATTATTGCCAAGATCTCTGGTAAGGGCGTGTTTGCCAAGCTGAAGTTTGAATCCGGTGTGCATCGGGTTCAGCGCGTTCCGGAAACGGAATCGGGAGGCCGTATCCACACATCAGCCGCTACGGTGGCCGTGCTGCCGGAAGCACAGGAAGTGGATATTGAAATCCGCACAGAAGATTTGCGGATTGACACAATGCGGGCCTCCGGTGCCGGAGGACAGCACGTTAACACCACCGATTCGGCAGTGCGTATAACCCATATTCCAAGCGGCGTTGTGGTGGTGCAGGCCGAGAAGTCGCAGCATCAGAACCGGGCCAGAGGTATGGAAGTTCTTCGAACGCGGCTCTATGACATGGAGCGCCAGAAGCTGGCAGATGAGCGTGCTGAAAGCCGCAAGGGTCAGGTCGGATCAGGTGATCGGTCAGAACGCATCCGGACCTATAATTTTCCGCAAGGGCGGGTGACGGATCACAGAATCAATCTCACGCTCTACAAACTGGAAAAGGTGATTGTAGGCGAGGCCCTTGATGAGGTGATTGATGCATTGATCACCGAAGATCAGGCCGAACTTCTGGCAAGCCTTGGTGACGAGGCCTGA
- a CDS encoding DUF4167 domain-containing protein produces MNRVSNRDASSRNNQNRQRNRGRNNNNNNSNSNSNNNRRGPNPLQRSYESNGPDVKIRGNAMQVAEKYLTLARDAQVAGDRILAENYMQHAEHYSRIIAAAQAANQQTQQAQQAQQNQQQQDNPQQPSNNEQLNGSGPQPGLEASDTDKSKDNAPDNESASSQEAASETGQVVAAAAEPTEAAPVEAKPRRARRPKTEASPTVEAVADSPAPEKPVRKPRTRRPKAEEPELATQPDAVE; encoded by the coding sequence ATGAACCGGGTTTCTAACAGAGACGCGTCTTCGCGGAACAATCAGAATCGTCAGCGTAATCGTGGGCGTAACAACAACAATAACAACAGCAACAGCAACAGCAATAATAACCGCCGTGGCCCTAATCCGCTACAACGCAGTTATGAAAGCAATGGCCCGGATGTAAAAATTCGTGGCAATGCCATGCAGGTTGCCGAGAAATATCTGACGCTGGCACGTGATGCGCAGGTTGCGGGTGACCGGATTCTTGCTGAAAATTACATGCAGCATGCAGAGCATTATTCCAGGATTATTGCTGCGGCCCAAGCCGCCAATCAGCAAACGCAACAGGCCCAGCAGGCGCAGCAAAACCAGCAACAGCAGGACAATCCTCAGCAGCCATCAAACAATGAGCAGCTGAACGGTTCAGGCCCGCAGCCGGGTTTGGAGGCGTCTGACACTGATAAGTCGAAAGACAATGCGCCGGATAATGAAAGCGCTTCTTCTCAAGAAGCTGCAAGCGAGACCGGACAGGTTGTTGCTGCTGCTGCTGAGCCAACTGAGGCAGCCCCTGTTGAGGCGAAGCCACGGCGTGCCCGACGACCCAAGACCGAAGCAAGCCCGACCGTTGAAGCCGTTGCTGATAGCCCGGCGCCGGAAAAACCGGTTCGCAAGCCGCGGACACGCCGCCCAAAAGCAGAAGAACCTGAATTGGCGACGCAACCGGATGCTGTCGAATAG
- the prmC gene encoding peptide chain release factor N(5)-glutamine methyltransferase yields MQQADQPLAVLPGDNLTVALQTMRLIIERGLKAREIFIDCGLDARMLLLHHMQLSHAELIAAPTHPLTERDADALTELATLRGAGVPVARLVGEAEFWSLPFYLSDDTLVPRPDSELIVEAALSRIGDGATRILDVGTGTGCLPLAILSERPRSTALGVDISQGALTVAERNARRLDVASRFSTCLSDVYDGIPKTDVFDVILSNPPYIMSNVIDGLDTEVRDHDPLVALDGGSDGLDVYRPLIARAALFLLPGGYLIVEIGYDQSSSVSALMREAGFKPELLHDLAGHPRVLIGHKSEPN; encoded by the coding sequence ATGCAGCAGGCCGACCAGCCTTTGGCGGTTTTGCCTGGTGACAATCTTACAGTTGCTCTTCAGACAATGCGCCTGATTATAGAGCGCGGGCTGAAGGCCAGAGAAATATTTATCGATTGTGGTCTGGATGCCCGGATGCTGCTTTTGCATCACATGCAATTATCTCATGCCGAACTGATTGCAGCGCCGACGCATCCGCTAACGGAACGTGACGCAGACGCGCTTACAGAATTGGCAACATTGCGAGGTGCGGGAGTTCCGGTCGCACGGCTTGTGGGTGAGGCGGAATTCTGGAGCCTGCCATTTTATCTGTCAGATGACACGCTGGTGCCGCGCCCGGATAGTGAGTTGATAGTGGAGGCTGCATTGTCGCGCATTGGCGATGGTGCGACCCGCATTCTGGATGTTGGAACCGGAACAGGTTGTTTGCCGCTGGCCATCTTGTCGGAGCGACCGCGCTCCACGGCTCTGGGCGTTGACATCAGCCAGGGGGCTTTGACGGTGGCGGAGAGAAATGCGCGACGTCTTGATGTGGCCAGCCGGTTTTCCACCTGTCTCAGCGATGTTTATGATGGCATCCCAAAGACGGATGTTTTTGATGTAATCCTGTCTAACCCACCCTATATAATGAGCAACGTGATCGATGGTCTGGACACAGAGGTTCGGGATCACGATCCCCTTGTAGCACTTGATGGTGGCAGTGACGGCCTTGATGTATACCGACCTTTGATCGCCAGGGCCGCCCTGTTTTTGCTGCCTGGAGGCTATCTGATTGTTGAAATTGGATATGATCAAAGCTCATCTGTGAGTGCCCTGATGAGGGAAGCCGGGTTCAAGCCTGAGCTTTTGCACGATCTTGCGGGGCATCCGCGCGTGCTGATAGGGCACAAAAGCGAACCAAATTGA